The following are encoded together in the Serratia sp. UGAL515B_01 genome:
- a CDS encoding glycoside hydrolase family 43 protein, which yields MQKNMKHPLMHWMGVFFLLMMGNIMSLQANTTFTNPVLSDGADPWVVRHTDGYYYYTQTTASNITLWRTKDLSELDNAEQKVVWMPKPNSVNSEHVWAPELHYLDGRWYIYFAASAGDMTQQRMYVLQSENSDPFSEYHYPAATQSGKIADASDKWAIDGTIFEFEGKRYFIWSGWEGDTNEQQRLYIARMGTPWQLTSERVELSRPEFTWEQVGTPLVNEAPQVLINSKGQVFIVYSASGSWTDDYCLGLLLFKGGDPMVAANWSKHPTPVFSKNEAADVYGPGHNGFFTDNRGQSWLIYHVAKFKGAGWAREIHMQPFGWQSNGFPAFGQAIGSQVQQAKPN from the coding sequence ATGCAAAAGAATATGAAACATCCGTTAATGCATTGGATGGGGGTCTTTTTTTTATTAATGATGGGAAATATCATGTCATTACAGGCAAACACAACGTTTACTAATCCCGTACTGAGTGATGGAGCAGACCCATGGGTGGTTCGTCATACTGATGGTTATTACTACTACACCCAAACCACGGCGAGCAATATTACGCTATGGCGCACAAAGGATTTGAGCGAGCTGGATAATGCTGAACAGAAAGTCGTCTGGATGCCTAAACCCAATAGCGTGAATAGCGAGCACGTCTGGGCACCTGAGTTACATTATCTGGATGGCCGTTGGTACATCTATTTTGCCGCGTCTGCAGGTGATATGACCCAACAACGCATGTATGTGCTGCAATCAGAAAATAGCGATCCGTTCAGTGAATATCATTATCCTGCGGCAACCCAGTCAGGAAAAATAGCAGATGCCAGTGATAAATGGGCTATTGATGGCACTATTTTCGAGTTTGAAGGAAAACGTTACTTTATTTGGTCGGGTTGGGAAGGTGATACTAATGAACAGCAACGTCTTTATATCGCCAGAATGGGGACACCATGGCAATTAACTAGTGAGCGTGTCGAATTATCCAGGCCAGAATTTACGTGGGAACAGGTTGGAACACCACTGGTTAACGAAGCCCCTCAGGTATTAATCAATTCTAAAGGCCAAGTGTTTATTGTCTATTCAGCTAGCGGAAGCTGGACAGATGATTATTGCCTTGGCTTGCTGCTTTTCAAAGGGGGCGACCCGATGGTAGCGGCCAATTGGAGCAAGCATCCGACGCCGGTCTTTAGCAAGAATGAAGCCGCCGATGTCTATGGCCCTGGACATAACGGCTTTTTTACCGACAATCGTGGACAATCCTGGCTGATTTACCACGTAGCAAAATTCAAAGGCGCGGGCTGGGCG